TTGGGAGAAGGCTCACCCGAGTCGCTTGGTGGTGAAGGGTGCCGTGCGCGGTGGCTCGAATACCCGCGAGGTGGAAACCGTGGAGGTGCCGCCGGTGCCGCCGCATGTGACCGAAGCGCAGACGGTTGTCGCGGGCAAACCCGATTTCGAAAATGACCCGACGGTTGCTCCGAAGTTGCTTGGTGAAGATTTGATGGGAAGCGATGGAACCCGCTTTGATGAACCCGTCGCTGACGATGACGAGACATTCTACCCGGAGGTTGTGAGTGCCGACGAAGTGGGCCGCGACCCGACTTACGTGCCGCCCAACAGGATAGGGACCGCCGAGTCGACGGGCATCCCTCAGCCCGACCCGACGCAGCATTACGACGAATACAAGATTCCTACGGTCGACGAGATTTTGGATACGCACGACCCGCAGCCTGCCGACTATACCGAAGAGGAACTGAACGAGATTGGCCGCATGCTCGAGGAAAAGCTCGAAAACTTCAAGGTGAAGGGCAAGGTGGTCGGTTGCGAGACTGGCCCCGTGATTACCCGCTTCGAGGTGGAACCGGGCCCGGGCGTGAAGGTGAACCAGTTCAGCTCTCTACAAGATGACCTCGCGATGGCCTTGAAGGCGACATCCATCCGCATTTTGACGCCGATTCCGGGCAAGGGCGCTGTGGGTATCGAAATCCCGAACAGGAAGACGCAGACGATTTACGGTCGCGACATCTTCGAAAGTGCCGCGTTCAAGCCGAGTCCCGACAAGATCGTGATGGCGCTCGGCAAGGATATTTCGGGCGAGCCGTTCGCGATGGATTTGGCGAAGGCTCCGCACTTGATGATTGCGGGCCAGACGGGTTCTGGTAAGTCCGTCTGCATCAACGCACTCATGGCGAGCATGTTGCTCAGCAAGACTCCCGACGAACTTCGCATGATTCTCGTGGACCCGAAGGCCGTGGAACTCAAGATGTACGAGAACATCCCGCACCTTTTGGCTCCCGTGATTACCAAGCCGGAAGTCGCTATCCAGGCGCTGCAGTGGCTCTGCTACGAGATGGACCGCCGTACCGAGGTGCTTGCGAAGGCGAAGGTACGCAACCTCAATGGTTTCAACGAAAAATTCGATGCCGGCGAGCTGCCGGATGATGTTCCCGAAGAGGACCGCAGCCACCGTATGGCGTTCATCGTCGTGATTATCGACGAAATGGCCGATTTGATGATGGTCGCGGGCAAGGAAATCGAGAAGAACGTTAGCCGCCTCGCCGCAAAGGCTCGTGCCGTGGGTATCCATCTGGTGCTTGCGACGCAGCGCCCGTCGGTGAAGGTGATTACCGGTAACATCAAGGCGAACTTGCCGACGCGTATCAGCTTCAAGGTGGCCTCGCAGGTGGACGCCCGCACGGTGATGGACCATGCCGGTGCCGAAAAGTTGCTGGGCCGTGGCGACATGCTGTACAAGGCCGTGAACGCACCAGACCCGATTCGCCTGCATGGCGCATTCCTCAGCGACGAGGAAGCCGAAAAGCTTGCCGATGCCTGCAGTAACCAGAACGTCTGCTATCCGCAGCTCGAGAGTTTTGACGTGGTGGAAGATGGTGCCGGAGACGAAGAAGATGGCAATGCAGCCATGAACGAAAAGAAGGACAAACTGCTTTTCGAAGTCGCCAAGTGGGCTATTGAATGCGGCAACGGCCTTTCGACCTCGGCGGTGCAGCGCCACTTCAGCGTGGGCTACAGCCGCGCGGGCAAGATTGTGGACCAGCTTTACGGCATGGGGCTGTGCGCTCGCAGTACGGGCAACTCCAAACCCCGCGCCATGCTCATTGACATGGACCAACTCATGCAACTCGAACGCTCCGGCGCGTTCAGGTAGGTCCGAGGCTCGAGCCCCCTAACCACCAATCACCAACCACTAACCACTAACCACTGTCTACTTCCTACTTCCTACTTCCTACTTCCTACTTCCTACTCCTATGAAAGAATACGCTCCCTCAAAAATCAACCTCTTTCTTGATGTCATTCGCAAGCGCGAGGACGGTTATCACGACTTGGGTACGCTTTTCCAGACGGTGGATGTTGGCGACACGGTTTCGGCAGAGCTCCGGGACGACGGCGTGGTGACACTCGAGTACAGTGTGCCGCAGGACTACCCCAAGGAGTCCGACCTCGTGTACAGGGCGGCGCTCGCTTTGAAGGACTATGCCGAGGTGGCTGCGTCCGGTTCCGGTGTCGCGGAAAGTGAAAAGGCCCGCGTGGCGAAGCTGGGAGCCGATTTGTTCTTGGAGAAAGTCATGCCTCTCGGTGCTGGTTTGGGCGGGGGGAGTGCCGATGCCGCAGCAACCCTCCGGTTGCTGAACCGCCTCTGGAACTTGAATTTCGAGGCCACGGTTTTGGAAGAAATCGGGGCAAAGCTCGGGGCCGATGTGCCCTTCCTTGTCAGAGGCGGCTCGGCTTTCGCCGAGGGCATCGGCGAACGTTTGAGCTTTATTCCTCCGCTTGACCTTCCGGCAGGGGAGGTCCTGCTGATTGCGACCCCGCTCGATGCTGTCCCGACCAAGGATGCCTATGCGGGCGTCCCCAAGTCCGGTCCGGACCGCTGGGAGGCGTACAAGGCCGCTTGGGCTGGCGGGACCGATGCAGAAAAGGCCTTCGGTTGCCATCTGCTTGACTCGGGTTCTTTCTTTAACGCCTTCGAGGTGTCCGTGTTCCCGAAGCACCCGCTTGTTGAGGCGATGAAGGACAAAATCCTCGACCTCGGGGCGCGGGTCGCCCTCATGAGCGGGTCCGGTGCGTCCGTATTCGGGATTTTTGCGGACAAGGCAACGGCCGAAGCCGCCGCCACCGCCCTCAAACCCGACACCCGCTACCTCGCCCTCACCAAATTCTGGCATAAGTAGTCTGTATTAAAAATCTGAATACAAAAGGCATAAACTCACAGAGATGCCTGTAAAAGGGCATTCCCTTAGTAAATGCGAGATATTCGTTTAGTCATTGAGAAAGAAGGAAAACGGGTTGTTAAAAGGAGCGTCGGCCAAGGATGGGGAGGGTGCAGGGAGGGGCCCGTGCGGCCTTCGCAACTCTGAGCTGGGGCCCCTCCCGCTTAAATTTTATAACAAGGAAAGCTGTTTAATCCCTCAAAAGATTCCTCTCCCCTTTAAAAAATCCCAAATTTTGTTATATTTGCCCGCACCATTGGGGTATCGTCAAGTGGTAAGACAACGGATTTTGATTCCGTTATTCGTTGGTTCGAATCCAGCTACCCCAATGAAATTTTTTCTTAATCCAAATGGAGATAAATAAAATGGAACTCACAACGCTCAAAGCTACCTCGAGAGTGCTAGTTGCAAACCGCGATAACGCCCGTTTGCGCAAGGCTGGTCAGATTCCGGCCGTCTATTATGGTAAGGGTATGGAAGCGCTGAACATCACCGTAAGCGATATCGACTTGCGCAAGGTTCTCGCTCCGGGCAAGCGTTACACGCTTCTTGACCTCGAAATCGATGGCAAGGCTGGTAACCCGGCCGTCATCTACAACTACCAGAAGGATGCCATCTCTCAGAAGATCATCCACATCGACTTCCTCAAGATTGCTGAGGATTCCATGGTCAAGGTTCGCGTTCCGGTCAAGCTGTCCGGTCTTCCGATTGGTGTGAAGGCTCAGGGCGGTCTTTTCTCTCAGGAAACCCGCTACCTGATGCTCGCTGCCAAGCCGGCTTGCATTCCGACCATCCTCGACATGGATATCTCCGATTTCGGCACCAACATCACTTTCTACGCCAAGGACTTCAAGCTCCCGGAAGGCGTGGAACTCGCTTCTGGTCCGCGTACCGTGATCTTCACGATTACGTCCAAGTCCAAGAAGAAGGACGATGCTGCTGACGCCGCTGCCGCTCCTGCTGCAGCCGCTGCTCCGGCCGCCGAAGCCAAGTAATTGCTTTAAGCAAGCGAAATTGAACCTGTCTGCCCAGCGCAGGCAGGTTCTTTTTTTGCGATGAGGCCCGAGGTTCGAGGCACGAGGCACGAGCAGTGAGTCATGAGCAGTGAGCGATGAGCAATGAGCGGCGACAAATTCGCTTATCTCCTAACCACTGTTTACTGTCTACTGTCTACTTCCTACTTACCTCACACCTCAAAGGCGCAACGCGCCGACCTCATACCTCATAGCTTTTTCTATATTAGCACTAACCACTAACCACCAACCACTACTCACTAATGTACATCATCGCCGGTCTCGGAAATCCTGGTACGCAATATTCCAACACCCACCACAACGCGGGCTTCATGGCTGTCGAAAAACTCGCCGACCCGAACAAGGACTGGAAAAGCGAACACAAGGCGCTCACTATGAAGGTGAACATCGCAGGCGAGGAATGCCTGCTTGCAAAACCGCAGACTTACATGAACCTCTCGGGCGAGGCAGTACAGGCATTGATGACGTGGTACAAGGTGAAGACCGACCACTTGCTCGTCTTCAGCGACGACGTTAATTTGGACGTAGGCCGCATCCGTTGCCGCAAGGACGGCAGCCACGGCGGGCAGAACGGACTTCGGAACATCATTGAACACGTGGGCGACAAGTTCCCGCGCATCCGTTTTGGCGTGGGAAAGTGCCCTCCGAAATTCGACCTGAGCAACTGGGTGCTGGCCAAGTTCCCGCCCGAAGACCGCCCCGTTTTCGAAGAGGCAATCGCCAAGGTCCCTGCGCTTGTGGAATGCTACTTCAAGTTCGGTATCGAGAAGTGCATGGAACGCTACAACGGGAAGTAGCCACATACCCCGCGGAATATGATACGCGGCGAGTGTTTTTTTCCTAAAAAAGTCTGGCCCGTATTGCATCGACGTGCCGTTTTATATACTTTATATGGGTTGACCGTGGGGGTATATGAAACGGCTTTATCTCATCAGCATCCTTTCGCTTCTTGCCGTATTTGCGGGGTGCGATAGTAGTCAGGTCGATGATCCCCTTGATTTATCTGCAGAAGAGGATTTTTCCAGCAGCTCTTTTTCTAGCAGCAACGCATCCAGCAGCAGCGATGCATTGAGTAGCAGTGTTTCTAGTAGCAGCGCGGTTTCTAGCAGCAGTTATGGGGGTATAGGCAAGCCTAAGACGATTCATGGCTTTGCACAGAAGGGACCGCTGGTGGATAAGGCCCAGGTCAAGGTGGTTTTCTTGGACGAGTCTACTCTGGATTCGATGGGCAAGGCCTATTATGGCAAGATTGAAGGGGACTACGGCGAATATTCTGTCCAGATTGATTCCGTTAAATCAAGGTATGTGCAAGTTACGGTTTCTGGGAAAAGTTCGTCGAAAATTTCCGTGATTGCCGTTGCGAACGATATCGATTTGAATGCCATTGCGGATATCGGGACCCTGGATTCGATTAATTTGAACTTGTTTACGCATCTGGAAACCGGACGCGTGCGGGAACTGGTCCGCAACCAGCACCTCTCTTTTGACGAGGCCAAGGCTCAGTCCCGGAAAGAAATTGTCGATATGTTCCATACTTCGTTTACGACGAAGAGCGGCAAGCCGAGTGACGGCAAATCTCCTGAAACATGGGGCTTTTATACGAATGAGCCTGATGACATCTTTCTGATGGCGGGGTCTTACCTATTGGGGTGGATTCCGGAAGGCCTTGCGGGC
The uncultured Fibrobacter sp. DNA segment above includes these coding regions:
- a CDS encoding DNA translocase FtsK, encoding MATQKKNSSKKSTKSKSGAAAENVQDSPFFWVVVGWLIAAIGALILLGSITSACTAGHENWLGPYLGDLLPSLSTYVFGRVGAIFLSFSLMFWGICIALPALRAKLLRFAIGCSLLTFDLSFLLALKSYGESLPSSEALSMGGGAVGHFFSQYVLLPFFGPASILAPLIVLLTGLALILVLSFGLRPRHFRFLAQTMRWFLSLFGRRTNAPAAEVDNDGESSDDEDTVVNRRGVSMMSDETLLGNINDYKILRKNKVKPFSGRNNWLEGEADFTAPAENVPVQDARPLPPDENTLNTPPVAEPPAVADGEDPEIARLEEELRRNEGRMNALEIMEIKDRIAALRRARDLINWEKAHPSRLVVKGAVRGGSNTREVETVEVPPVPPHVTEAQTVVAGKPDFENDPTVAPKLLGEDLMGSDGTRFDEPVADDDETFYPEVVSADEVGRDPTYVPPNRIGTAESTGIPQPDPTQHYDEYKIPTVDEILDTHDPQPADYTEEELNEIGRMLEEKLENFKVKGKVVGCETGPVITRFEVEPGPGVKVNQFSSLQDDLAMALKATSIRILTPIPGKGAVGIEIPNRKTQTIYGRDIFESAAFKPSPDKIVMALGKDISGEPFAMDLAKAPHLMIAGQTGSGKSVCINALMASMLLSKTPDELRMILVDPKAVELKMYENIPHLLAPVITKPEVAIQALQWLCYEMDRRTEVLAKAKVRNLNGFNEKFDAGELPDDVPEEDRSHRMAFIVVIIDEMADLMMVAGKEIEKNVSRLAAKARAVGIHLVLATQRPSVKVITGNIKANLPTRISFKVASQVDARTVMDHAGAEKLLGRGDMLYKAVNAPDPIRLHGAFLSDEEAEKLADACSNQNVCYPQLESFDVVEDGAGDEEDGNAAMNEKKDKLLFEVAKWAIECGNGLSTSAVQRHFSVGYSRAGKIVDQLYGMGLCARSTGNSKPRAMLIDMDQLMQLERSGAFR
- the ispE gene encoding 4-(cytidine 5'-diphospho)-2-C-methyl-D-erythritol kinase → MKEYAPSKINLFLDVIRKREDGYHDLGTLFQTVDVGDTVSAELRDDGVVTLEYSVPQDYPKESDLVYRAALALKDYAEVAASGSGVAESEKARVAKLGADLFLEKVMPLGAGLGGGSADAAATLRLLNRLWNLNFEATVLEEIGAKLGADVPFLVRGGSAFAEGIGERLSFIPPLDLPAGEVLLIATPLDAVPTKDAYAGVPKSGPDRWEAYKAAWAGGTDAEKAFGCHLLDSGSFFNAFEVSVFPKHPLVEAMKDKILDLGARVALMSGSGASVFGIFADKATAEAAATALKPDTRYLALTKFWHK
- a CDS encoding 50S ribosomal protein L25 — encoded protein: MELTTLKATSRVLVANRDNARLRKAGQIPAVYYGKGMEALNITVSDIDLRKVLAPGKRYTLLDLEIDGKAGNPAVIYNYQKDAISQKIIHIDFLKIAEDSMVKVRVPVKLSGLPIGVKAQGGLFSQETRYLMLAAKPACIPTILDMDISDFGTNITFYAKDFKLPEGVELASGPRTVIFTITSKSKKKDDAADAAAAPAAAAAPAAEAK
- the pth gene encoding aminoacyl-tRNA hydrolase, which gives rise to MYIIAGLGNPGTQYSNTHHNAGFMAVEKLADPNKDWKSEHKALTMKVNIAGEECLLAKPQTYMNLSGEAVQALMTWYKVKTDHLLVFSDDVNLDVGRIRCRKDGSHGGQNGLRNIIEHVGDKFPRIRFGVGKCPPKFDLSNWVLAKFPPEDRPVFEEAIAKVPALVECYFKFGIEKCMERYNGK